ACTGGATACAAATGATAAGCATAAGGAAATGTCCATGTACACTCACTGACATGAATTTGTGTTAGCTTGCTACTAATATATGATACTGTGAATTGGTGGTAATGTAACTGAAAGACAGatgtgtattaaaaaaaattagagagcCACTCATGTTTGACATGATCTTATACTGAGATAAATATCTACAGACAGTGGTATGATCATGTACATTCACATGTGATCATATCAAcatagttaatttttttctgacaagGTATCATCATCAAGGTAGTTAAACCTCCTCAACAAAGCTTGCTAAGATCAAGTACCAGATAGTATTTTCTAAAGTGTTGGATGATACAGAAACAATCTGTGCAAGTGTAGCAATtttgattcagaaaaaaattttaaaaagtagtaTTTACAAAGgtaatttttaaattcagtGATTAAATCAAGACTCCAGTCTTCATATTCCAAACACCtgttcatttaatttcttttttttttttggcggTTTGCTCTCCTCTCCCCATTCCTTCTCCCCACCACAAATATTAGCCCAGGTTTAAAGTAGACTATCACAATTAAAACTCTTCAAAAAACAGTAAGTTATTCACCTTgtgccaaaaagaaaaaaaaaagaaaaaaagaaaaaaaaaagcaacactaTAACATTACTCATAAGATTTCATAAATCCTTCATAATTGACGAAAGTTCCAGGAGCAAAAAGCTTATACAACTTGGgaggagaaataaaggaaataggAGACATACATCCAttgacttttttgtttgttctttctgAATTTCATTTACAAAAAGCTCCTGGTACTTTTTCTAATGTTTCCACGCCTCCTTTCTCTGGCACATATGGTTTAATATACaaacaatttaaataaaatgtcaaATTCAAATTCCCACCATAAATAATTCCACTCTTATGAAAACTGGTGGGGTTTTAGCTATTTCAAAACTAGCCCTGCCTGGCTAAGCATTTCATTAGGAATCAGGGGTTAAATAAGAGtatttttgcaaaaaaatttgTTATTCTATTTTAGCCTTGTTACAATTTAATACAAATGAAATCTAGAAGAAACCCTTTTCACTgatgttgtttctttttcatacATCCTAATACCCATAAGTTATAACCATACAGGCTGTGCGAGAAAAAGAATTATTTGagcttttctgtgttttctagAGATTCTATGAGCCTGTTGATGTTTTTGAacttaaacaaaaaataaaaactcttaAAGTCCTTATTCTAAATGGTAGGCAAACTCTCTAGCCTTTTTTCTTCATGGAGTGTTATTATCCATCCTTATTATAAGATACTGTATTTCTTCTCAGCTTTAAATTTGGTTTGTCAGTACTGTCTCTTTTTGTTTCCATCTTGTTTTTTCAGATTCCAACTCATTTGGTGAAAGAGCTCATAATTTTATCTCCTTGCTGAAGCTGATCTTTTCACACTGGTCAGCTTTGAAAGTCAGAATACTGAGTGTTTCTCTAGGTCAGACTGGTACTAATTTGAGTATGGAGTGGAACCAAGCTGGTTTGATGTGGAGTTTGGATTGATTTCTTCTCATGCTGGGTTGGAGATGTAGCCATCTCAGGCGGCTCAGGAAACGGGGTGGGGAGTGGTAGCCATTTCCATGCCAGAGTCTCTtaacagcaaaaatacagaagagaaactgagagaatgaaaaaaaggcTTGTGGTTGAGTGAAGAGAATTTCCATGTCCGTGAGTGGTGGTATTGTTCACTGAATTTGTGACAGCTGACAGAGAAGTGGAACTTGCTGAAGAATTGTTTGAAGGTGTTGGACTTGTTCCATTGGGACCACAGTAGATCTAGAATGTGGAAAGGAGGGGAAGTAACAAAAAGGGTTATATTGTCTCTTTTTAAAAGTCAGAATAGGTATTAGTAGCAGTGAACACTGTGTAGCCCCCCTCAGACACAGCAGCCAATGATACACACAAATGCTCACGCCTTTCATTGTGCACTTAAGGACAAAGACATTCTGAATTGCACGTGTGGGATTTGTTAAAGAAATACATCTAATATTTTCCTAAATGTATTTACATGACTGTTACTTTATGGAAATCCTTTAATCCTTCCCTAAATCAGAAGACACATAGGTTTcaaaaaacctcagaaaaaaaaataaaaaagcaaatgtAGAGCTATGTAAAGGCAGATCTTAGGATATGAAAGACTTTCAAACAACTGTGTGAATTGCAGTCTGCCTTTGCAGACTAAGCCACAAACAAAAATATGAGGAAACAACGGTCAAGAATGTATTGATACTGTTTCTGGGGCTGGTTTGCGGCTTCCTTTGAAGCAATGGTGGGGCTTAAAATGTGAGTGGATTTAATACTTCAGCCTCTCTTATCGTGCTGTGGTAGCACTGAACCGCAGAAGTTGGAACAATGAAACCATACTGATTGAATCACAACCTACTGGCATTCTagaagacacacacacaaaaaaagtgcAGTGAAAAGAACATATATtagcaaatttttaaaatgctgacagaaagcaaaataaaaataccctTTTCCCCTCATAACTCTGCATTATAGGGACAGAACAAAAACTTGCACTTTGTGCAACGTCAATATCAAGTTATTTCCTACATATGCACAGGAAAATTTTCAAAGATAACATAAAGTATTTTTAttcctgtgaaaaaaaaaagcgtGTGAAACACAAGGATTAAAAACAAGAGCAAGAATCACCTTATTGCATCCCCAAAAATGAGCATAATACAGAAAGCTTGGCTTCTACTCCATGGCAGAAAACTCTACCAGAGCATTCTGGTAAGCTCTTAGACTTAATACAAGTAaaaccatatttttttaaagaggttAGTTAgtttaataagtaattctgtcCACAAAAGTGTCCttattttctcatgtttttAGTGCTGCTGAGAAAATAGAttagcagggaaaaagaaaaaaaatcaatccctCAATATTGAAGCAATGAAGTCTACGTTAAATTAATTAGAAAACTGCATAAGCACTTTCTTTCGGTATTtcctactaaaaaaaaaagcatacaaTAGAAAAACGTAAAAATGGTGTAAAGCTTCTGGTATTTAGCATTTTTGGCAATCGGCACCGTGCTGGAAGCAATTGAGGACTGCAGGATAAAAATCGCTGCGTTGAAGTTTCTGTTAAAACCGGTCTGAAAGTGATCAATAGTGAATTGCTGAGTTAATAACCTACAAGGCAagtcccagcctgccctggaaTTTTTTCAGTCTTCATACAAAGACTCCACCATCATTCCACTCTTGGTTATGTATATTTTAAGTTTTCTCGGTTTTAAACAAGAAAACCAGTTgctcaattttttcttttcttttggtgGAAGAGAATGGGCTTATGTCCAAGTTCCCCAGCATCACAGTAGATGGGACCTCAGACGTTTTCTCAACGTGAATGTGATAAATGTGATAAATACCCAAACCCAAAGGGTCTGATCCTTCTCTCAATCACTGCCAAGGGCAAGACTCCACTGAGCACAAAGGAGAAGGGATAATGCCCTTTCTTGCAAAcaaagaggagaggaggagggaacACGATCCAGCAACGCCGTTGCTGTTCATTTTTCTGATCCTGTGCTATTCACCCTTTTGAAGAGGTGGTCTCTAGGAACAACACATCAACACGGAACCTGCGAGCCCCGCTCGGCTTGGCCGCTGTGGAGAAGCGTTTGGCTCCTGCATCCATTACCTTTGCGCCAAGGGCAAGGCTCGGCCAGCGCAGCAGCCAGAGGCTGGCGCCTCCGCTTCCAGAGCTTCCCTAGACCTCGCACTCCTGCCGGGAGCCGAGCCCAGGACCAGCCCCAAAGCCCCGCACCTTCGGGCGGGGGAAGGACCAGACCCGGGTCCCGCTGCACAACTCGTGCCTTCGCGGAGCTCTCTCGGCTTTGGAGGGACCGTTCTCCCTCCGATCAGCGGGGCATGATGAGCGCCCAGCTGCCGCTCACACCGCGGTTCCGCGGCTTTCCCTCGAGGATCCcacgggggaaaaaaaaaaaaaaaggcggcCAACTCCAACTTCATCCTTTTCGATTTGACCGGGGTAATCCACGGCACCGCCATCCCCGGGCTCCGGGCtcgccccgccgcccgccgcgcccatccccgcccggcgctgcccgggctcGCTCCCCTCGCCCGCCGCCGGCGCGGAGGAGCCGCCCGCCCCCCACGGCCGGGCTCCGGGACGGCGCACACGGCGGGAGCCCCTCTCGGGAGAAGCCCGTCCCTCCGCCGCTCGGGGCGGGAGGGTCTCGCCCGGGGCCGGCGGGGGAAAGCGCCGAGCCTCTGCGGGGCTCACCTGCgtgggaaggaggagggcaaggagcagcagccccaggccgAGCCGCGCCGCCAGCGCCGTCCCCATGCCCATCTGATGCTGTCCCGCCGCGatgctggtgctgctcctgccgcGGTGGCTGCGGGCGAGAGGGATGCGCCGCTCCGCCGCGCCCGGCCCTTTTATAGCGGCGCGGCTGCCGTgacgccccgccgccgccgccctccTCCGCCCGCACCGCTGCTCCCGCCCCCCGGCCCGCAAGTCACTGCTGCCCCCTGCCCGGGCTCCgctccccctgcccgggctCCGCTCCCCCTGCCCCGGCTGTCCGGGGCGCGCTCGGGTCCCGCCGGCCCCTCTCCGGCAGGACAAACCCGGAGCTCTGCTTGCCCCTCGGGCTCTTACAGGCGCTGGCCCCTCTCCAGTGCCGGCGTCGTGTTCTGGTGCGGAGGGATTGGCACGGGGCTGTGGCGCTTGAGCTGCGGTTACTCCAGAGAAACGCTTCTGTTTATAAAAACATAATCTTTttccattagaaaaaaaattaaatcatgaaggaaagggaaaagcagctgtaaatatttctaaatgGCTGAAGCAGTGGAAAAAAAGCTGGGGAGTTAAGATCCCATCTTGTTTGGAGCTGCCCCACTATCAGTGCTTAGGCTTCAGACCACAGGTTGCAATTTCAAGCACTCTTTGGatctaaatattttattattaccATTATTCTTTAAAGAAACCTATGTAACAAGTGGGACACAAAGTTCTTCCAGCTGTAACCTCTGTGTAGGTGAGGTCCTACCTTCTGGCACAGTAAATTCTGTACTTCTATTGCATCTCCCCCCTTGGCTGACTGAAGATTGTTTTGGTGAGGCTCTGACACAACCTTTCAGATGTCTCAGTACTTGGACAACTGAACAAAAATTGTCTGTATCCACTTTATAAACTACAAAGAAGAGACTGATTCCATTGTCACAAAGCAGTTGtttctatttaaaagaaaagcaagattTTCTGTTGGCTCAGACAAATCAGCAGGTTTCAAAATTGGATAGATTTGTGTTTATCTTGGAACAAAGTGTGAGAAGATACCCAAGTCCAGCACTACATAACTCCATAACTCACTGGCCATCTTCAAGGGCTGGATTGCTTTTGAAGAGCTTCCAAGGGCATTGCTAGAACTCAGTCCAAAAGCACAGGAAATGTGGAGAGATGCACTATACAACCAGGTGTTGGGATTTCTGTTGGACAATAATATTTCATTCCAAACTAAGTCTTTCATTAATTCCTTCAGAATGCCCAACAAAGCtgtagaaattttatttttccagaaataaagGCATTTTGTACCACCCAAGGTATCAATCCTTATTCTATGCCAGGACAAAAGAGCTTTTGAGAGCTATGCTAAGTCTGAAGCACCTCTGAAGCAACATTTCCTTCATTCTGATCACAGCCATAGTCCAGCCCTTAACTATAAGAGGCATAGTCTGTCAATAGAGTAACTATGGGAACAGTCAACAACTGATGGTCGTGTGTCTCTGCATATTCACTGGTTGTCTGCTGAAGGCTGGATGCCAGAAGATGGGTTTTCATTATTATCGAGATataaggagagaaaaaagagaactgTGGTGGACTCAAAATGACAGAGTGACAAAGCTGAAAACATTTCTATCACTACTCTGCCTTGCCAACAGTTAGTTTTGGTTGTCATAGTTAAATGACTCACAAATGGGGGGGAAAGTCACCTTTTCATTCAGTAGATAAGCCTAACACTACAGAAAAGTGAAATTCCCTGTGAGAGAAGTCATGTGAATCACAGCAATAAAGTCAGGGCTCACATGATTCTGATATCAGATTCCCTGGAGGAGATGAAAAATGAAGGCTATCCAGTTAGGGCTCTACAACAGCCAAAGCAAAGAACATTCTAGTGTAAGTCTGACAGAGATGGTTGCCATTATTATCTCTCCCATCTTGTTTGGGAGCAAAGGAAGTGATACAGCTGTTGCATGATCCCATAGGGATCATAACTGGCTGTTCCAGCTTGAAGCAGCAGCTGAGACACTTAAATGTCAACGCCAGGACAGATGAGAATGGGAGAATAACAGTCAGATGGTCTTTCCCATTCTCCCTACCTGGGCATCTTGCCTGAGGTCTTTAACTGTAAAAAAAGAGGATGATGCACACTTCTTGTAAGGTGACATGGACCAATACAGCATGGTACAACTAAcaatcattattattattattattattattattattattattattcagtGTATTGCACTTCTGGTGTTTTAACAAGGTTCAATGAAAATGAGGGTACCTTTCTTTTTTGCTAAAAATATTGTGAAGTCTGTTtctctatttaaaaataaataaaaataccgAGGTTTAAAATGTTTGGCAGAAATTATAAATTACAGAAATAGTAAAACTCTGTAAAGTTTATGTTTGGAGGCCAAAATTACCTTTTGAAGTATTCCTGAAATACTAATATAAATAAGGAAATGTACTGTCAGCAAGGGAgaaatgctaaaaatattttaagaccAAGGTTTTCATTGAAACTTTTGTCATTGGAAATTATAATGCCTAACACTCCATTAGATTTATGCAACCAACTTTCCCCATTCAGGAAAGCTGCAATATTGATTCCCCCTGAACACATAAATCATCTGCATTCgtaattccaatttttttttttttacaactgAAGTCTGTAATGAATTCTGCAAAAGATATATCTGAACAAGAGTCCAGATCCATTATATGGATTTTTTGACAAGGCAAGGAATGCTGTGAGCTGAGAACCGTACAAAGTGAAGTACTGCTATCTGGTGGCCAAAAGGAActtcagatatttttctttcagaaaagacAATGTGCTCCCTCAGTCAAACACCCTTTGATAGCAGTGTCTCTTAGAGTTCTCATCATGCTGAGACACAGTGTTAAATATTGTTGAATTCTCATTGTTCTGTTTCCTTTAGTTTTTATCCATAGCTCAGCACCTCTCCCACTTAAATACACAGGATTTGATTAGAAAGGTTAGCaaagagaagggagaaaatGACCCTGATCTTTTGAGTTAAATGTAAGTTCATATGTATATTCTGCCTGTGACTTTTAGGTTGATTGAACTTCACAATAGGCATAGCTCTCCTCATAGTTAGCAGAAGCAAaacttgtgctgctctgcataATGTGTTGGAAAACAAGATCAGCTAAATTGACTGGCACAAAACCCCAACAGCTGCCTATAAAAGGAGGCAGAGAAGTCTACAAGACacataaataatttattcaaatacattacatttaaattaaaagttCTAGCAAAATAAGTGGAGACAGATCATTAAGTGGAATTAATGAGAAATAATTTTGAGTTAATCATTAATTTACTCTTACCTTTTAGATGCTAATCTTGATCcatctaaaatattttaggaGCATCAATTACCAGTGAGAATCACTGGATCCTGTGCTCCCCCAGCCAGCTCGTCACTCTCCTTGATTGTGCATAGACTAGAACTTACTACTTATATATTAGAAATTACTGCACCTTGTGGGTCCTCTCAGTATCTTCATCCATTTCAAGCTCAGGCTactgcagctcccagtgctcacCTGACTCATATTATGAGTTATTTTAGTTAATACCCACCTGTGAACTTGTGTATTTACGTACTAGAACCTGATGTTTTTTCAAAAGacagatttggagaaatccatttCTGAAGTGTTCATCAACTAGCCCACATATGCTGATCTAAACTTACATAACCTGGTGATATGTTTCCTTGATAGCAATTTTAACATATGGTTATGCCTTGAGAAACTCACAGGTCAATATTTCCTAATATTTCCTATATTTCCTAGTATTTCATTAGTTAGGGTGGTCCTTCTCTTGCTGCTTGTTTAGTGGAAAGGACCTGTgttgcagcagctccagccataaAATCAAAATTTGCCAGATATTTTGAAGCACCCTTCCTTACAGTTGCATCTTCACTACCATTGCAGAACAAGACTGAAATACTGATGAGACTGAAACAGGTTGAAACTGATTTTAGATAACTGGACAAAGCTGTTTGGCATGTGTCTTGGATAAGAACTTGGAATATATATTGAGGATTTCATTTCCTCTTCCAGTTCATATTAAATTTTTATTGGTAAAGCTTTTAATGGAAGACATAATTTATGGTAACATAAATCTCCATTTATTGGTAATAAATGTTGATTAGATTCCACTACAGGTCTTCAGACATGGGTCTTGCTGCCACGATGCAGAGCCAGGGTTCCAGCAGTGACACTGCTTCCCTTCTGTGTTGATCTGAGACAAAGGTGTTGGACTGGTTAGTTAGAGGTATATTTGTGAAGTAAGCAAAACC
The genomic region above belongs to Passer domesticus isolate bPasDom1 chromosome 3, bPasDom1.hap1, whole genome shotgun sequence and contains:
- the CD24 gene encoding signal transducer CD24; its protein translation is MGMGTALAARLGLGLLLLALLLPTQIYCGPNGTSPTPSNNSSASSTSLSAVTNSVNNTTTHGHGNSLHSTTSLFFILSVSLLYFCC